One part of the Algibacter sp. L1A34 genome encodes these proteins:
- the gyrB gene encoding DNA topoisomerase (ATP-hydrolyzing) subunit B → MSEPKEEFNKHNYSADSIQALEGMEHVRMRPSMYIGDVGTRGLHHLVYEVVDNSIDEALAGHCNNITVIINEDNSITTEDDGRGIPVDLHKKEGVSALEVVMTKIGAGGKFDKDSYKVSGGLHGVGVSCVNALSAHLTATVFRNGEVWEQEYERGKALYPVKKVGETDKRGTTVTFRPDETIFTQTLEYSYDTLASRLRELAYLNKGITVHLIDRRSKKEDGEFEGETFHSTEGLKEFITYLDATREPLMKDVIAFEGEKNGVPVEVAMIYNTSYAENLHSYVNNINTHEGGTHLSGFRRGLTHTLKKYADDSGLLKNLKFDIAGDDFREGLTAIISVKVQEPQFEGQTKTKLGNREVSASVSQAVSEMLTDYLEEHPDDAKIIVQKVILAAQARHAAQKAREMVQRKTVMSIGGLPGKLSDCSEQDPEKCEIYLVEGDSAGGTAKMGRDRAFQAILPLRGKILNVEKAMSHKVFENEEIKNIFTALGVTIGTEEDSKALNLSKLRYHKIVIMCDADIDGSHIETLILTFFFRYMKELIENGHIYIATPPLFLVKKGAKKEYAWNDEERLALMELYGDGAKIQRYKGLGEMNAIQLWDTTMNPEFRTLRQIQIDNGVEADRVFSMLMGDEVPPRREFIEKNAVYANIDA, encoded by the coding sequence ATGAGCGAACCTAAAGAAGAGTTTAATAAACACAATTATTCTGCCGATAGCATTCAAGCGTTAGAAGGTATGGAGCACGTGCGTATGCGTCCATCGATGTATATTGGCGACGTTGGTACAAGAGGTTTACACCATTTAGTTTACGAGGTTGTCGATAACTCTATTGATGAGGCATTGGCTGGACATTGTAACAATATTACAGTTATAATTAATGAAGATAACTCGATTACCACAGAAGATGATGGTCGTGGTATTCCTGTAGATTTACACAAAAAAGAAGGCGTTTCGGCTCTAGAAGTTGTAATGACTAAAATTGGTGCTGGTGGTAAATTCGATAAAGATTCTTATAAAGTTTCTGGTGGATTGCACGGTGTTGGTGTAAGTTGTGTAAATGCATTATCTGCACATTTAACAGCAACAGTTTTTAGAAATGGAGAGGTTTGGGAACAAGAGTATGAGCGCGGTAAAGCCTTATATCCAGTAAAAAAAGTTGGTGAAACAGATAAACGTGGAACTACGGTTACGTTTAGACCAGATGAAACTATTTTTACTCAAACTTTAGAGTATAGTTATGATACTTTGGCGAGTAGATTACGTGAGTTAGCATACCTTAATAAAGGGATCACGGTTCATTTAATAGATAGAAGAAGTAAAAAAGAAGATGGTGAGTTTGAAGGTGAAACATTTCATTCTACAGAAGGTTTAAAAGAGTTTATCACGTATTTAGATGCTACTCGTGAGCCTTTAATGAAAGATGTAATCGCTTTTGAAGGTGAAAAGAATGGTGTGCCTGTTGAGGTTGCTATGATTTATAACACATCTTACGCAGAAAATTTACATTCTTATGTAAATAATATTAATACTCATGAAGGTGGAACGCACCTTTCTGGTTTCCGTCGTGGTTTAACACATACCCTTAAAAAGTATGCGGATGATTCTGGTTTATTAAAAAATCTAAAATTTGATATTGCTGGTGATGATTTCCGTGAAGGATTAACAGCAATTATTTCTGTAAAAGTTCAAGAACCTCAATTTGAGGGGCAAACTAAAACGAAGTTGGGTAATAGGGAAGTTTCGGCTTCAGTTAGTCAAGCGGTTTCAGAAATGTTAACAGATTACTTAGAAGAACATCCAGATGATGCTAAAATCATTGTTCAAAAAGTAATTCTTGCAGCACAAGCACGTCATGCAGCTCAAAAAGCTCGTGAAATGGTACAGCGTAAAACAGTAATGAGTATTGGTGGTTTACCTGGTAAATTAAGTGACTGTTCTGAGCAGGATCCTGAAAAATGTGAAATCTACCTTGTAGAGGGAGATTCTGCAGGTGGAACGGCTAAAATGGGACGTGATAGAGCGTTTCAAGCTATTTTACCATTAAGGGGTAAGATTCTTAATGTTGAAAAAGCGATGTCTCATAAGGTGTTTGAAAATGAAGAGATTAAAAATATCTTTACGGCATTAGGTGTAACTATTGGAACGGAAGAAGATAGTAAAGCCCTTAATCTTTCAAAATTAAGATACCATAAAATAGTAATCATGTGTGATGCCGATATAGATGGTTCTCACATTGAAACATTAATTCTTACTTTCTTCTTTAGATATATGAAGGAATTAATAGAAAACGGACATATTTATATAGCAACACCACCTTTATTTTTAGTAAAAAAAGGAGCTAAAAAAGAATATGCTTGGAATGATGAAGAACGTTTGGCATTAATGGAACTTTATGGTGACGGTGCTAAAATTCAACGTTATAAAGGTTTGGGTGAGATGAACGCGATACAGCTTTGGGATACCACAATGAATCCTGAATTTAGAACGTTACGTCAAATTCAAATCGATAATGGTGTTGAAGCAGATCGAGTGTTCTCAATGCTTATGGGTGATGAGGTACCACCTCGTAGAGAATTTATTGAAAAGAATGCTGTTTACGCAAATATTGATGCGTAG
- a CDS encoding DinB family protein, whose product MKATDLNNKEFNSFYGGYINQIPEAWDLKTGFEIGKGSIVNFFKAIPKDKLEYRYAEGKWTVKEVFLHIIDTERVMMHRCFRIGRHDKTALAGFEQDDYIAPSKANEKSLEALIEEYLAVRQNSIILLNSLSSEDLKFIGHASGNKLSSRAAAFIVLGHEIWHTEIIKSRYL is encoded by the coding sequence ATGAAAGCTACAGATTTAAATAATAAAGAGTTCAATTCGTTTTATGGAGGTTATATTAATCAAATCCCTGAAGCATGGGATTTGAAAACTGGTTTTGAAATAGGGAAAGGGAGTATCGTTAATTTTTTTAAAGCTATTCCTAAAGATAAACTTGAATATCGTTATGCGGAAGGTAAATGGACTGTAAAAGAAGTGTTTCTGCATATTATAGATACCGAGCGTGTTATGATGCATCGTTGTTTTAGAATTGGCAGACACGATAAAACAGCTTTGGCTGGTTTTGAGCAGGACGATTATATTGCGCCATCTAAAGCAAATGAGAAATCTTTAGAAGCGCTTATTGAAGAATATCTAGCAGTTCGACAAAATTCTATTATTTTATTAAACAGTTTGTCTTCCGAAGATTTAAAGTTTATTGGTCATGCTAGTGGTAATAAGTTGTCGTCTAGAGCAGCTGCGTTTATCGTTCTAGGACATGAAATTTGGCATACCGAGATCATAAAATCGCGATATTTGTAA
- a CDS encoding ABC transporter ATP-binding protein, whose product MQHFKESASPKDKTKQKVTMAQAFRTIIWPRRKLVLLGLLLIVIRSLAGLVLPWQSKVLLDEVVPGKDMSMLYNLVGIVIAAITVQAVTSFLLTQILSVQAQYLISELRAQVQKKVLSLPISFFDNTKSGALVSRIMSDVEGVRNLIGTGLVQLVGGTFTAIVSLIILIKLNPWMTLFVFVPLSIFGYIALRAFKYIRPIFRKRGKINAEVKGRLTETLSGVRVIKAFNAEEQENIVFEKGVDQLFQNVKKSLTATAIMTSSSTFLIGVATTGIMGIGGYYMMLGEMTTGEFLFFTLILGFMIAPIVQMSNIGSQLTEALAGLDRTEELMNMTAEEDNEDRTIEVNTLKGDIEFKDVSFSYEEGKDVLHNINFKAPAGSVTALVGSSGSGKSTIAGLSATFLTPKSGKVTIDNQDLSKVRLSSYRQHLGVVLQDEFLFEGSIKENIMFPRPNATETELQNAVKAAYVNEFTDRFDDGLETLIGERGVKLSGGQRQRLAIARAILANPKVIILDEATSSLDTESEALIQKSLSELIKDRTTIVIAHRLSTIRKADQILVIEAGHVVERGTHDELIALNGRYFDLYTYQAKI is encoded by the coding sequence ATGCAGCACTTTAAAGAATCCGCTTCACCTAAAGATAAAACAAAACAAAAAGTCACCATGGCACAGGCCTTTAGAACTATTATTTGGCCACGCCGAAAATTGGTTCTATTGGGGTTATTATTAATAGTAATTCGCAGTTTGGCGGGTTTAGTACTGCCGTGGCAAAGTAAAGTGCTTTTAGACGAAGTTGTGCCAGGGAAAGATATGTCGATGTTATACAATCTTGTCGGTATTGTTATTGCGGCCATAACTGTACAAGCGGTAACCTCATTTTTGCTTACTCAAATTTTAAGCGTGCAAGCACAATATTTAATAAGTGAATTGCGAGCACAGGTTCAGAAAAAAGTACTCTCATTGCCTATTAGTTTTTTCGATAATACCAAATCTGGCGCATTAGTATCACGAATAATGAGCGATGTAGAGGGTGTTCGAAATTTAATCGGTACTGGATTAGTACAATTAGTAGGTGGAACATTTACGGCTATTGTATCTTTAATAATCTTGATAAAGCTAAACCCTTGGATGACGCTTTTTGTATTCGTGCCACTTTCAATATTTGGTTATATAGCACTTAGAGCCTTTAAATATATTCGTCCAATTTTTAGAAAACGTGGGAAAATAAATGCTGAAGTAAAAGGCCGACTTACCGAAACGCTTTCTGGTGTTCGTGTAATAAAAGCTTTTAATGCCGAGGAGCAAGAAAATATTGTATTCGAAAAAGGCGTAGATCAATTGTTTCAAAATGTTAAAAAGAGTTTAACAGCCACAGCTATAATGACTAGTTCTTCAACCTTTTTAATAGGCGTTGCAACCACCGGAATTATGGGGATTGGTGGTTATTATATGATGCTAGGTGAGATGACGACTGGTGAATTCCTTTTCTTCACATTAATACTTGGTTTTATGATTGCGCCTATTGTACAAATGAGTAATATTGGTAGTCAGCTTACCGAAGCTTTGGCAGGTTTAGATCGAACCGAAGAACTCATGAACATGACGGCCGAAGAAGATAATGAAGATAGAACGATTGAAGTAAACACCTTAAAAGGTGATATTGAATTTAAAGATGTTTCTTTTTCTTATGAAGAAGGCAAAGATGTATTGCATAATATTAATTTTAAAGCACCAGCAGGTTCTGTAACCGCTTTGGTTGGTAGTTCTGGTTCTGGAAAATCTACTATAGCTGGACTTTCTGCTACCTTTTTAACTCCAAAATCGGGTAAAGTAACTATTGATAATCAAGATTTATCTAAAGTTAGATTAAGTAGTTATCGCCAACATTTGGGAGTCGTTTTGCAAGATGAGTTTTTGTTTGAAGGTTCCATAAAAGAAAATATCATGTTTCCGAGACCAAACGCCACGGAGACCGAATTACAAAACGCTGTAAAAGCTGCTTATGTTAATGAGTTTACCGATAGGTTTGATGATGGTTTGGAAACCTTAATAGGCGAGCGTGGAGTGAAACTTTCTGGAGGTCAACGTCAACGTTTGGCTATTGCACGTGCTATTTTAGCAAACCCGAAAGTGATTATTTTAGACGAAGCTACATCGAGTTTAGATACCGAAAGTGAAGCTTTAATTCAGAAAAGTTTATCAGAATTAATAAAGGATAGAACCACCATTGTAATTGCGCACCGTTTAAGTACAATTCGTAAAGCAGACCAAATTTTAGTTATCGAAGCTGGCCATGTTGTAGAACGTGGTACTCACGATGAGCTTATTGCTTTAAACGGACGCTATTTTGATTTATACACCTACCAAGCTAAAATTTAA
- a CDS encoding fumarylacetoacetate hydrolase family protein has product MKVIGIGKNYVIDKSEISAIKTGAQLIFTKPESSVVTDNADIVFPAITEQLAYEVELVVKIGKTGKDITLEDANSYISEIAIGIDYTAKDVLAASRANKGPWALAKGFDGASPISAFKPVSAFPDLNNINFDLVINGEKKQIGDTDFMIYNFAEIISFVSTYMTLKEGDIIFTGTPAAGVGLNVKGDHLQASIEGELLLDFKLI; this is encoded by the coding sequence ATGAAAGTTATTGGAATTGGAAAGAATTATGTGATTGATAAGTCTGAAATTAGTGCCATTAAAACGGGTGCTCAGCTTATTTTTACAAAACCAGAAAGTAGTGTAGTGACTGATAATGCCGATATTGTTTTTCCTGCAATTACGGAACAATTGGCTTATGAAGTGGAATTGGTGGTGAAAATTGGTAAAACAGGAAAAGATATTACGTTGGAAGATGCGAACTCTTATATCTCTGAAATTGCTATAGGAATAGATTACACTGCTAAAGATGTACTTGCTGCAAGCCGTGCCAATAAAGGGCCATGGGCTTTAGCAAAAGGTTTTGATGGTGCTTCGCCTATTTCTGCCTTTAAACCTGTTTCTGCCTTTCCAGATTTAAACAATATCAATTTCGATTTGGTTATTAATGGTGAGAAAAAACAGATTGGAGACACCGATTTTATGATTTATAATTTTGCTGAAATTATAAGTTTTGTATCGACTTACATGACGCTAAAAGAAGGTGATATTATTTTTACTGGAACGCCGGCTGCTGGTGTTGGGCTTAATGTTAAAGGTGACCATTTACAGGCTTCTATTGAAGGTGAACTGCTTTTAGATTTTAAATTAATTTAA
- a CDS encoding DUF294 nucleotidyltransferase-like domain-containing protein yields the protein MKNSIAERVCDFLKIYPPFDLITFKKLLEIAEEVVIVYLEKGDTLFKADQPANEYFYIVRAGAISLFHTDSNDNKQELVTINDTGDIFGVRPLIARENYKLTATANEETIIYALPIKNFQSATENNAKVYEYLITAFATNAYDSYTTEENNEIFKDYLPNTSQDIVNFQTANYTKTPITCPIGSTLQEAACLMRTYKIGCIIVVDHKKPVGIITNSDIKNKIATGEYPINTSVSNIMSSPVITAKKNLTVADGQLKMIKNNISHLCITKDGTVNSRLIGVLTHHDVLVTLGNTPSVILKEIKRANRTKKLRLARLKANTLLKGYLEQNIPLTHIINVISEINDAVIIRAIEIALKKMPTPPPVPFSWLALGSQGRREQLLFTDQDNALVFEDVPEDKYEETQAYFLQLAKYITKSLNKIGFEYCEADMMANNPEWCKSISKWKTQFQNWILSPDDKAILLSSIFFDYSRIYGSEKLVDDLSESIFEALEGSSLFYKFLGKEAIKSPTPLGIFKQFLVEQNGEQKDLFNIKSRGLMPLIDAARLLVLSNQIKNVNSTYLRFEKMAEIDPNNKELYESCAYAFKALSKFKTKQGLLHNNSGKFIKLETLTKEEKLKLKRCFKPIQDIQETLKLRFDLKNFI from the coding sequence ATGAAAAACTCGATTGCTGAACGTGTTTGCGATTTCTTAAAAATCTATCCACCCTTCGATTTAATAACGTTTAAAAAACTTCTAGAAATTGCCGAAGAGGTTGTTATTGTATATTTAGAAAAAGGAGATACTTTATTTAAGGCAGACCAACCAGCAAACGAGTATTTCTATATTGTTAGAGCGGGTGCCATTAGTTTGTTTCACACAGACAGCAACGATAACAAGCAAGAATTAGTAACTATTAATGATACGGGCGATATTTTTGGTGTACGCCCACTAATTGCTCGAGAAAATTATAAACTAACAGCTACAGCAAACGAGGAAACTATTATTTATGCGTTGCCTATTAAAAACTTCCAGTCGGCTACAGAAAATAACGCCAAGGTTTACGAGTACCTTATTACAGCATTTGCCACCAATGCGTACGACTCTTACACAACAGAGGAAAATAATGAGATTTTTAAAGATTATTTACCAAACACCTCTCAAGACATTGTTAACTTCCAAACAGCAAATTACACAAAAACACCTATTACCTGCCCTATAGGTTCCACATTGCAGGAAGCAGCCTGCCTTATGAGGACCTATAAAATTGGCTGTATTATTGTTGTAGACCATAAAAAACCTGTCGGAATTATTACAAATAGCGATATAAAAAATAAAATCGCCACGGGTGAATACCCCATCAATACTTCGGTTTCAAACATTATGAGTTCGCCTGTTATTACTGCTAAAAAAAATTTAACAGTTGCCGATGGTCAGCTAAAAATGATAAAAAACAATATTAGCCACTTGTGCATTACCAAGGACGGCACGGTAAATTCTCGACTTATTGGTGTACTTACGCACCATGATGTTTTGGTCACATTAGGCAACACGCCTTCGGTAATTTTAAAAGAAATAAAACGTGCTAACCGCACAAAAAAACTACGATTAGCCCGATTAAAAGCAAACACATTACTAAAAGGCTATCTAGAGCAAAATATTCCGTTAACTCATATTATTAATGTAATTTCTGAAATAAACGATGCCGTAATAATTCGTGCCATTGAAATTGCTTTAAAGAAAATGCCAACGCCGCCACCGGTTCCTTTTTCTTGGTTGGCTTTGGGAAGCCAAGGCAGAAGAGAACAGTTACTTTTTACCGATCAAGATAACGCTTTGGTATTTGAAGATGTTCCAGAAGATAAATATGAAGAAACCCAAGCGTACTTTTTACAGTTGGCAAAATATATAACCAAATCTCTTAATAAAATTGGTTTTGAATATTGCGAAGCCGATATGATGGCTAACAACCCAGAATGGTGTAAATCTATTTCTAAATGGAAAACACAATTTCAGAATTGGATTTTAAGTCCAGATGATAAAGCCATTTTACTATCTTCTATATTTTTTGATTATTCGCGAATTTATGGCAGTGAAAAACTAGTTGACGACCTATCGGAAAGTATTTTTGAAGCTTTAGAAGGGTCTAGTCTCTTTTATAAGTTTTTAGGAAAGGAAGCTATTAAAAGCCCGACACCACTCGGGATTTTTAAACAATTTTTGGTTGAGCAAAACGGCGAACAAAAAGACCTTTTCAATATAAAAAGTCGTGGATTAATGCCTTTAATTGATGCGGCCCGCTTACTGGTATTAAGCAACCAAATTAAAAATGTAAATAGCACTTATTTACGCTTCGAGAAAATGGCCGAAATTGACCCAAATAATAAAGAACTCTACGAATCTTGCGCTTATGCTTTTAAGGCCTTATCAAAATTTAAAACCAAACAAGGTTTACTACATAACAACTCGGGAAAGTTTATTAAACTAGAAACTTTAACTAAAGAAGAAAAACTAAAATTAAAGCGCTGTTTTAAGCCTATACAAGATATTCAAGAGACTTTGAAATTACGTTTCGACTTAAAAAACTTTATATAA
- a CDS encoding PolC-type DNA polymerase III, whose protein sequence is MIFNWFRKKNDNYPEFYLEYLEHFKKKPKGLIEETRFVAFDTETTGFDKKDDRVLSIGAVSFAGKSIPVSNSFELYIHQDIFRPETVKIHGLMKNGNNVKVSEIEAIKAFLEYIKNSVLIAHHANFDKNMMNEMMMRNGLGKLKNNFIDTGILFKKSKHKIYQDTLKKHYSLDDLCKELNVPKVDRHTASGDALITAMVFLKILSRLDKRKHLKWGYLLRR, encoded by the coding sequence ATGATATTTAATTGGTTTAGGAAAAAGAACGATAACTATCCCGAATTTTATTTGGAGTATTTAGAACATTTTAAAAAGAAACCTAAAGGCCTGATTGAAGAAACACGCTTTGTTGCTTTTGATACTGAAACTACTGGTTTTGATAAAAAAGATGACCGCGTACTATCTATTGGTGCGGTATCTTTTGCAGGAAAATCCATACCTGTAAGCAATAGTTTTGAACTTTATATTCATCAAGACATTTTTAGACCTGAAACCGTTAAAATCCATGGTCTCATGAAAAACGGCAACAATGTAAAAGTGAGCGAAATAGAAGCCATTAAAGCTTTTTTAGAATACATAAAAAACAGTGTACTTATTGCCCACCATGCCAATTTTGATAAAAACATGATGAACGAAATGATGATGAGAAACGGTTTGGGCAAACTAAAAAACAATTTTATTGATACGGGTATTTTATTCAAGAAATCTAAACATAAAATCTATCAGGATACTTTAAAAAAGCATTACTCTTTAGACGATTTATGCAAAGAACTTAATGTACCTAAAGTAGATAGGCACACTGCTAGTGGAGACGCGTTAATTACAGCTATGGTGTTTCTTAAAATATTATCTCGACTAGATAAACGCAAGCATTTAAAATGGGGGTATTTGTTGCGTAGATAA
- a CDS encoding porin family protein → MKKLLLVTAITILGLAQVNAQDVQFGAKLGLNFASVTGDGNSSFDPVTSFNYGLVAEVPLSEKFSFQPEVLYSGQGFSFDSDESSLVQLDYLTVPLMGKYYLTKGLSLEAGPQVGFLVSAKQDDVNLKDNYKGLDFGVNFGVGYKFDSGLNFAASYNVGLSDVNDVDSFSDKYKNGVMQVSIGYFFF, encoded by the coding sequence ATGAAAAAATTATTACTCGTCACTGCTATCACTATTTTGGGATTAGCACAAGTTAACGCACAAGATGTTCAATTTGGTGCTAAATTAGGTTTGAATTTTGCTTCAGTTACAGGAGATGGTAACAGTAGTTTTGATCCGGTAACGTCATTTAATTATGGACTAGTGGCTGAGGTGCCACTTTCTGAAAAGTTCTCGTTTCAACCTGAGGTTTTATATTCTGGTCAAGGTTTTTCTTTTGATTCCGATGAGTCTAGTCTTGTTCAGTTAGATTATTTAACTGTTCCGTTAATGGGAAAGTATTACTTAACTAAAGGCTTAAGTCTGGAGGCAGGACCACAAGTAGGCTTTTTAGTATCTGCTAAACAAGACGATGTTAATCTAAAAGATAATTACAAAGGTTTAGATTTTGGTGTAAACTTTGGGGTGGGCTATAAATTCGATAGCGGACTTAATTTTGCGGCTAGCTATAATGTAGGCTTATCCGATGTTAATGATGTCGATAGTTTTTCGGATAAATATAAAAACGGTGTTATGCAAGTTTCTATTGGTTACTTCTTTTTCTAA
- a CDS encoding endo alpha-1,4 polygalactosaminidase — MNKYFIFAFTFFFLVSCNESDNSEDAPTSSSAIPIYNQAYNENFVADEISDILVNAKNGYVLIDPFIDNIPASIAAIKANGNEVGAYISIGTGENYRDDFTALTPFLVATAWGEWPEEYFVNSTTTGIIDIMKARIDQIATWGCDWVEFDNMDWCYDDELRVTYGFQVTEAEGVAYYQELCDYVHQKGMKCMAKNLVENASDFDGVLYESYSNDKNWWNQSGAQSFLDSGKLVIINHYNETNCGQVYSEYKGIYNSDLSFICEDANLQKYVHYNE; from the coding sequence ATGAATAAATATTTTATTTTCGCCTTTACATTCTTCTTTTTAGTTTCTTGCAATGAGTCTGATAATTCAGAAGACGCTCCAACTTCAAGTAGTGCTATTCCAATTTATAATCAAGCTTATAATGAAAATTTTGTAGCAGATGAAATCTCAGATATTCTTGTAAATGCAAAAAACGGATATGTTTTGATAGATCCATTTATAGATAATATTCCCGCTTCAATTGCTGCTATAAAAGCAAATGGTAATGAGGTTGGTGCGTATATTAGTATTGGCACAGGTGAAAATTATAGAGATGATTTTACAGCATTGACTCCTTTTTTAGTGGCTACAGCTTGGGGAGAATGGCCAGAAGAATATTTTGTAAATTCTACAACTACAGGCATAATCGATATAATGAAAGCACGTATTGATCAAATTGCCACTTGGGGTTGTGATTGGGTTGAGTTTGATAATATGGATTGGTGTTACGACGATGAATTAAGAGTCACTTATGGGTTTCAAGTTACGGAAGCAGAAGGTGTAGCATATTATCAAGAACTCTGTGATTATGTGCATCAAAAAGGAATGAAATGTATGGCTAAAAATTTGGTGGAGAATGCTTCTGATTTTGACGGTGTACTATATGAATCTTATAGTAATGATAAAAATTGGTGGAATCAATCTGGTGCTCAAAGCTTTTTAGACTCAGGAAAACTTGTTATAATAAATCACTATAACGAAACAAACTGTGGTCAAGTATACTCTGAATATAAAGGTATTTACAATTCGGATTTATCTTTTATCTGCGAAGATGCCAATTTGCAAAAATATGTTCATTATAATGAATGA
- a CDS encoding AAA family ATPase, which produces MSTELDNFTTFIQLARKELNIHRQGAFELNCDENTLDIFDKVIVLTSDLELKATQGELKVNYLNQFQSNVNSILSTLPFRGQPDSSFIAHQNEHWKETNKKHLEQNTLNISNLYIQIEFNIDFFNKIGYFNSNVVAIGANGSGKTTLSNKFKNYLQNNGVVISAQRILLVPNFDAISNPATTANELKQTQIRDKSNKNAREFNHLQQEFAVVLKNLLAENISAGNSYRKESLKLVSQGEQIKNPNPTNLDVTFDIWNSLIEHRTISCDDGINITAKSDDGRSYPAIQMSDGEKVMLYLIGQVLQAPPNGFIVIDEPEMYLHKTVLKKLWDILENKRNDCLFIYLTHDLDFATSRTTAKKIWIKSFTHPDKWEIEDIPTDEIPETLLFELLGSRKNILFCEGVKGSIDERVYSILFPELTIMPVGSCFDVINHTKAFNKLQNVNTKAFGLIDSDHHDTARLEKLIASDIYSFSVAEVENLFLDSEFLTILSKQILIDEVNVDLIKTDVIKELDKLKEIQASNYVSTKVNYYFTDSDVSKGNALAQLETNYQNFLDNISINDWFTERITELNQIIANTDYDKVLVSFNHKGIRNIASKHLNISDFTDRSIKLLQGNDDAKSALNKYFPEEIKTAGNNV; this is translated from the coding sequence ATGAGTACAGAATTAGATAATTTTACAACATTTATCCAACTAGCACGAAAGGAATTGAATATTCATCGCCAGGGAGCATTTGAATTAAATTGCGATGAAAACACATTAGACATTTTTGACAAGGTTATTGTATTAACTTCTGATTTAGAATTGAAAGCTACCCAAGGAGAATTAAAAGTAAATTACTTAAATCAATTTCAATCAAATGTCAATAGTATACTATCTACCTTGCCATTTAGAGGACAGCCTGACTCTTCATTCATAGCTCACCAAAATGAACATTGGAAAGAAACCAATAAAAAACATCTAGAACAAAATACTTTAAACATTTCAAATCTATACATACAAATAGAGTTCAATATAGATTTCTTTAATAAAATTGGATATTTCAATAGTAATGTTGTAGCCATTGGTGCAAATGGTAGCGGTAAAACAACTTTATCCAATAAATTTAAAAATTACCTTCAAAACAATGGAGTAGTTATTTCTGCTCAAAGAATTTTATTAGTTCCAAATTTTGATGCAATTTCTAATCCTGCTACCACAGCCAACGAATTAAAACAAACTCAAATAAGAGATAAATCGAATAAGAATGCAAGAGAGTTTAATCATTTGCAACAAGAATTTGCAGTTGTTCTAAAAAACTTACTTGCAGAGAATATTTCAGCAGGTAATAGTTACAGAAAAGAATCTCTAAAATTAGTTTCACAAGGAGAACAAATCAAGAATCCAAATCCAACAAACTTGGATGTTACTTTTGATATATGGAATTCTTTGATTGAACATAGGACTATAAGCTGTGATGATGGAATTAATATTACAGCAAAATCTGATGATGGCAGGTCGTATCCTGCAATACAAATGAGTGATGGAGAAAAAGTAATGCTTTATCTAATTGGTCAAGTTCTTCAAGCACCACCAAATGGATTTATAGTCATTGACGAACCAGAAATGTATTTACATAAAACGGTGCTCAAAAAATTATGGGATATATTAGAAAATAAGAGAAACGATTGTCTTTTTATTTATCTAACACATGATTTAGATTTCGCTACTAGCAGAACGACTGCAAAAAAAATATGGATTAAATCTTTTACTCATCCTGATAAATGGGAAATTGAAGATATTCCTACTGATGAAATACCTGAAACTCTTCTTTTTGAGTTATTAGGTAGTAGAAAAAATATTCTTTTCTGTGAAGGTGTTAAAGGTAGTATTGACGAAAGGGTCTACTCAATACTTTTCCCGGAATTGACAATAATGCCTGTGGGTAGTTGCTTTGATGTTATTAATCATACTAAAGCATTTAATAAATTACAAAATGTAAACACCAAAGCTTTTGGTCTTATTGATTCTGACCATCACGATACTGCTAGACTTGAAAAACTAATAGCAAGTGATATTTATTCATTCTCAGTAGCTGAAGTTGAAAATCTATTTTTGGATTCAGAGTTTCTGACAATTCTCTCAAAACAAATATTAATAGATGAAGTAAATGTTGATTTAATTAAAACTGATGTAATAAAAGAGCTAGATAAATTAAAAGAAATTCAGGCTTCAAATTATGTCAGCACTAAAGTAAATTACTATTTTACTGATAGTGATGTTTCTAAAGGAAACGCTTTAGCTCAATTAGAGACTAATTATCAAAATTTTCTAGATAACATTTCAATCAATGATTGGTTTACGGAACGCATAACCGAATTAAACCAAATTATAGCTAATACAGACTATGATAAAGTTTTGGTTTCTTTTAATCATAAAGGAATTAGAAATATTGCAAGTAAACATTTAAATATATCTGATTTTACGGATAGAAGTATAAAATTACTACAAGGGAATGACGATGCAAAATCAGCGCTGAATAAGTACTTTCCAGAAGAAATAAAAACTGCTGGCAACAATGTATAA